tattgtagaaacatgaaaaaaaacactgactaaatctgtaatctgtcttcttttcaaaacgtccattgtcggaaaattaggttaaataggCAAAAAAAGAAACCATGTCAcccttctttgttttacctgcatggggGGCGTGTAGTCCCTCCCTCTcgtgaagatcgctattcgcattctaaatagccgcatttccgcgtattcaaaatcgcattcgcatggtaatttgatgaacaacgcaacggtgaaacgcgatccagatacatccccatcagcgccataaaagggggggagtgatgtggccaggtgtgaatagcTCTTGCATGCACATGAGAgctcctacatattcaatggaaggagACCAAAAATAGCGACATGAGTTAGCTTTTtcgtatttatttatccaactgaatgttgtaactacaccatttagtcattttcatgtagccaagactttggtgatcagatatctgggatcaaaacaaacttccattgcttactatgtacttttacaatgtttctgcaagtgttccaaactgcattttgcaatgtctatactttgatgtcaaattataaacttcacatatttacaaagtagactgagattaagatgagtttaatgccaaaacaaatatataagaaattatttaattgccctgaattaagtttatgatattgaatgaaatgtgtgaccatgccccagtcagtggaagTGTGTTCTctgcccctagaccccagagggttaaatccgtcaagttaccccgataagccaataaccccgcttcatagtacaggcccCCAATCTCAGCTGTGTGGTGTTTGGCATCTTTTGCAGCATAATCTTCTCTTCTAGTTTGGCTCTGGGAAACCATTTGTTTTGTTATCCtgtctccccgcccccccctcgtTTTTTGTCTGTTCTTCAGGATTAGGCCTGGCCTCCATGGTGATTGTGTTCTTCTGCAACACGTACTACATCATGGTTCTCGTGTGGGGCCTCTACTTCCTGCTCAACTCTTTCTCGTCGCCCCTGCCCTGGGCCACATGTGGGCATCCATGGAACTCACCCAACTGCACCCAGGACTTCAGCAGGCCCTGCCCCAGTCACAGCTCCCTACTCGGTCCCGCTCAAGAACCCTCCTCCCCTCGTAACCAGTCCTCTCCCCAGCCCCTACAGAACCTTTCTTCTCTCCTCCTACTCAACCTTAGCTGTGCAGAGGTGGATGGCATGCGCTCTCCAGTCATCGAGTTCTGGGAGTGAGTTCCTGATTTATCAGCACCATGCCAGCTGGCAAGGGTGTTGGTTTTGTTTTAGCATTGGTAGCACCCAAATCAGCCCTGAACCTCCTAGACCCCTAAACGCACACAGTACTCCCACAGTATTGCTAGGGACATATCCCTACCATCCATACCTGTACAAGTCTATAGACTTTTTAGTTGGTCTTTTCAATCTTGAGAGCATGACTAGTTCTTGCAGTCACAGTTAGCATACGCTAACTTAGTCTAAGTTCAGCAAGCACCTCTTTCTGATTTACTCAGCTCACTTTTGCTGAGCATGTTAGTAATAGAAATCCTTGGTCAAGGGTTTCGCAGTGTCTCTCGGGGCTCACAGAAACAGCCCAGCTGCAAGATAGGCACCAGAACTGTTTGCTGGGTTGGATCTATGTGTTTGCTCACCATTTTGTTTGTGTGCCTGCGCCTGTACTTGACTGAGCACCCTGAAACCTTACTTTCTGTCTCTCAGACGAAAGGTGCTGCGTCTGTCAGGGGGTTTGGACGAGGCTGGGGATGTCAGCGGTCAGATGGTCTTATGCCTGGTGGCCACCTGGATCTTCGTGTACTTCTGCATCTGGAAAGGAGTTAAATCCACCGGCAAGGTCAGCCCAGCCCTTCCAGATTACTGGCATATGTGGGGCTAACGGTTTTACCCCTGCCACTCAGAAGCCTGTAGGCAAGTGTGGAATGTTCCAGCAGGCAAATCCTTGCCCTAAAAGGGAATGTTTACTTGGATACTTGCTAGGAAGTGCGGTAAATTCAGCAGAGAGACTTTCCTACATTTGAAGTGAGCCATCATATTACTTGCAGTCCTTAAAGAGCCATACTCTTAATGACATCACTGCTTTCAGTCTCAGTGCAATAAGAAGACAGTAATATTGTATTTATGTATGATTATATCGGCAAATATCTTTCTGTTGAAGAAGCTCCCATGTCTATAAAAACAGCCTTTATATCTCATATATACCTTATTCAAGAATATTTACTTAGGGGAGATTGTGTAACTGTCAGCTGGGGATAAATGTCACCCCTGAGATCCCCGCAGGTGACGTTTCCTCACCCCATCTGACAGAGTGTGAGCTGGGCTCTGTAGCCGCACACTGGCGCCGGCTTGTAGAGCTCAGCCCACATTCTgcccagcatcccccccccagtggcACTGTATTCCGAGCAGCAGGCGTGCGGCCGCCCCGCAGACCCGTCCGCCGATCCCCTTTGTCCCAGACTCCCTACGTGACGGCCGTGTGAATTTTCAAGGCCTCAGAGGCCTTGTAATGAAATTCCAGAGATCCCAGTGGCTGGCTCACACCGGCTTTGTTTTCCTGCACCCAAGCTAGTCTGACCTGGGTGCCCAGGCGGTGGCAAAACAAGGGGCCCGATTCAGCTTTTCTGCCCTAAGCTGATTATCTGGCTTTTTTCGGGACACCCCAGTGTGTATTTGAGCCCTGGATAACTGCTGTTTTTTCCCTTCTGCTGTCCTTGAGATCAAGGAGCTGGACTTAAAGGTTTAAAGTAGAGTCCGTGTGAGAGCTTTGTTTGCGCGGCCCCTTGGCCAGACCCCCTGCTTTGCAGTCTCATTAGGGAGATGCTTATGGTCTCTAAATGGAGAAGCTGTAATTCTCACACACTTATAAAGTTTTGTTTCTGTTCCTGAACACTTTTAACAGATGAGTTAAAGGTGTTTTGAGTATCCTGGTACATTTACTAGTACATTTGTGTAGTTTTTGGCTGGGCTGAATGCCTTGGAACTGTAAAATTAAAAAGTCGACTTTACTTTTTAATCGCGCCGCAATTCTTTTTTCGATGTGGTACACAGAGAAGCCATAACCGCAATATCATAGTTTATAATCCGGAACTCATCGCATCAGCATCCATTTAAACTGTATTGGTCGCAGTCACTGTATGGGGTTTTCTGGGAACTGCTCTTTCTGTAATGATCTGTTGAAGGTCTATTTGTAGTCTGTGTCCTTTTCATTGACGCCCTCGTAGCACTGCCCTGGCAACCTCAACGTGGTAAGCCATGTTTTACAGTGTGCGGCGGCGTGTTCCCCCATGTGACGACCGCCATAAGTACGCCGTCTGTCTCGCAGGTGGTGTATTTCACGGCTCTGTTCCCCTACCTCGTGCTGGTGGTGCTGCTGGCCCAtggtgtcaccctgcctggtgCTCTGGATGGCATCGTGTACTACCTGAAACCTGACTGGTCCAAGCTGGCGGAGGCACAGGTGAGATGGCTTGCTCTTTGTCTGGTCATGTGATACCCGGGGGACAAATGGCAGAGTGACCAAAAGACGTTCTGGACAATTACGAGTTATCTTGAAATACTGGCAGTCCGCCAGCAGAATTTCTGACATACAGACAAGTTGTACTTCGACAGCATAACGCCTATTATAGAAAAAATTGATACTTAACATAACTAACGCATTACTTTGTGAAGTATGTAGTTACTGTTATTAGACAGATAGAGGGTATGGATCTTATTCATAGCTCTATTACTGTCCTACGTTTATTACTCAGATCTATCGAATGTTTTCTATTGTACGTGGAAACAGCCTAATGTGCATGTTGTCACTGTGAATAACATGCCCTGGCTGCCATGTGCTGTGCATGTCGTCTCGCTGTACGCTGACATGTGAAGCTTCCTCAGAGCTCACAAGAAGGCCACACTGGTGAACAAGCAGACGTGCGAGGAAACTGAGATGGTGGACATTTGAATTGGCGAGAGTCACCTTACAAACCCTAGTTGCTTGTGCCCAGGTGTGGATCGATGCTGGAACCCAGATCTTCTTCTCCTACGCCATCGGCCTTGGTGCGCTAACCGCTCTGGGCAGCTACAACCGTTTCCACAACAACTGCTACCAGTGAGTCACACGGCACGGCTGTTCCCAGCACCACACTCGGGGGAACAATCACTGTCTAAGTTGCTGTCGCCTTCCTGTAATGAAACTTTAATAGTAAGGTTCCATTTCTGCAGAAGGGCTTTCCTAGAATCTCTCTGCACGCTGCTGGGGTGCTGTTGCTTGCTGATGGTGATTTACTTCTGTTTTGGACAACAGGACCAAAAAAGTAATCTTCTCAGGCATACGTAGATGTTCACCTAGCCAGGCAGCCTCAAACACATGTACCCACATACCATCTTTCCCCAAACAGGATGGTCGATAGCCAGCAGTTTTGCTTTTTCATTTTTCCATACTTATTTATCACTTGATGTCTTCTGACCTCCTTGTTCAGTTGAGTGATTTCCACATTATCCCTTCCAATCACGTTGCTCCTCTTTTACACCAAGTATGGCGCGCTCCCCATGCCGGTTGCCCCTGATTAGGGTGCTAGCAGGTGGTCTGCTCCCCCACCCAGTTACCCTGGCTTTTGACTTTGCCCAAAACCCACACTCCACTGGTAGCCGGCATCCCTGGCGTGCTCTTCACTCAAAACGGACTCTTTTATTGCTCTTAGAAAGCAAATATTGCCTTTAACGGCACCCAGATAGGAATCACGTAAGGTAAGTGGGGTCAGCATTCAGGAATGTCTTGGTCGTAATTCTCTATGTGGGGAGGTTGGTAGATGGGCATGACCGGAAGGTTCCCTGGCTGGACAGAGACTCTCCTATCTCTCCACCTCTAATATCTCCCTACCCACCCAGGTGCTCTGACCCCTGTATCTCAGCTCTCCTCTACAGACAGTTTAAATCTGTAGATGGTTCTACAAACTCAGTGAGGACATTATGCAAATAGATGCACTCTAACTGGGACACAGATCTGTACTATTCAGAGCCCCAAGTGTAAGTTGTGACAAAAATAAGGGGGAAGCTACCTGCATCTGCTAATCGCGGAGATGTGATAATAGTGAAAAACAAACACGGCTCTGGGCAAATTTAATAATCCTGTATGTAAAATTTCCACACGATTCACATCAATAGCTCCAATAGAGCCGTTTCCATTACGACGTGTTGCCAACCAGTCAAAATACACAGGTGACTAGAGCTATCAGCGAAATGATTACAGCTATCGGCGTTAATCTGTCTCTCTCGCCGTCCCCCCTCTCATTGGTTCCTGCCGtctgtcactctctctctcttttgccTTTCAGGGATGCCTTCATCCTGGCTCTGATCAACAGCGGCACCAGTTTCTTCTCTGGATTTGTGGTCTTCTCCGTACTGGGCTTCATGGCAGCGGAGCAGGGAGTGGACATCAGCAGAGTAGCGGAAAGCGGTGAGGCCCCGACcacagtgtgcccccccccccccccgcacccccgagTTCTCCTCTAATTTAATTTTGTGCCTTTTATCAGTACTTGCCTCTGTTTTTTTCACCCCCATAAAGCaataaaaatgcttttattGCCTGTCCCCATACTGCTAATTTCCAGGACCTTTACATACAGGCAAACAGATGGGCATATTAATCAGAAAGACGACGTTCTGTGACAATACCCATTCTTCCCCCTGACTCTATCAAAGGTGCGTTTGCTGGGTGATGTTCTCAGCCTCACCGGCCATCATTGACTGGCTGTGTGCCCTCATAGACGGTCGCTTCACAGGCCTGGCCTCCTCCACTCAGCCAAAAGCTTAATAATGTTTTGTTGTAAGTGATGGTTAAACTAGAGTGGAGTGCTTTCCTCAGGTCCCGGCTTGGCGTTCATCGCTTACCCAAAGGCTGTGACCCTGATGCCCCTGGCACCTTTCTGGGCAGCCCTGTTCTTCTTCATGCTGCTGATCCTCGGCCTGGACAGTCAGGTGACCACATACACGCCCACCACCCTCCCCGATCCCTATGgttctgtgccccctccccccagcccatcGTACAAAGGCCTTCTAAGATATGCGCTTTGTACTTTAAATCAAAGTTTAGTTATAATGTCAGAAAGCTTAGCATAAGCCAGTTACTGTTTCAGTATTGCACCTGGGGAGAGATTTGATTTCAGCAAGCATGCAGAGGATATGCTttgagaagatggatggataattctgTCTCCTTGTTGACTGTAAATAAAAATGGATACAGAAATGTCTTCTTTTGAAAATGGTGGGCTCTCTGTTTACAGTACAACAATCTGAATATTCAGCACATAATCTCGTTATAAATCTACCCATTTTACCCAGTTAAGCAACGGCACACACCAAAGGTGAACAGCTCAGATCCAAACattaaaaatccaggccaagattttatttcaaccaaccctttgagtactctgtgactgtgacactTTATGTTCAACtgactggttgaaacaaaatcttggtctggattttaactttctggacctgaactatccatctGTGATACATTCAGCATATATCAGTGTGTCAGTGACTGTTTGGTCCTGCCTGTGCTCATTGCCCCTCTCTCTCAGTTCGTAGGGGTAGAGGGCTTTATTACTGGCGTCATGGACATGCTCCCTCCTAATTCACTGGCAGGGTCCCTACGTCGTGAAGTTGTTGTGGCGATCTGTTGCATCACTTGCTTCTTTATTGACCTCTCCATGGTAACAGAGGTAAGGGGTCATGATCGGGGGGAAGGGCTTGAATGATTTACTGTCATATTTCCTAATAGCTTTTGGTGATTTATGTTCAGGTTTTATTGCTTGAATGGTTTTCTCTTGGGTTTTTCTCACGGTGCTGTTTCCCTGCCCCTCACCCCCCTGCCCCTCACCCCCCTGCCCTATTCCCTCCTCTTCCCAGGGGGGCATGTATGTATTCCAGCTCTTTGACTACTACTCGGCTAGTGGGATGACGCTGCTGTGGCAGGCCTTTTGGGAGTGCATGGTGGTGGCCTGGGTCTATGGTAAGCTGGCGAGTTACACTGGAGGGCTGGGCTCCTTTGGAGGCAGGATCTCAGTGTAGGAGGAGCAAGATGGTgaaatgcgtgtgtgtgtgtgtgtgtgtgtgtggctgcacATTGATATATGCCTGCAGGGTTAATGTTTATTCAGAAATATAATGGAGGCATGTACAGGGAAACCAATAAACTGTCTGATAAGCAGACCTCTGCAGAGAGTCACTCAGGGAGGGAGACCAGACCACATGAGGCCACATTTGCATTCACATCTCATCCAGCTGTCTTTGACCTGtccttgccccccaccccccacccccttaccTCTGGGATTCTTCCCACAGGGGCAGACCGCTTTATGGATGATGTGGCCCGGATGATTGGTTACCATCCCTTGCCCTACATGAAATGGTGCTGGTCCTTTGTcacgccctgtgtgtgtgtggtaagtTAGTGGGCAGGGGCCAGAGACTACAGTACTGTACCTATAATCTTTAACCAGCAGCTCTTCATAGGCTCTACACTCACATCCCTCACAACCcctctctttatttattttaactgtgtttaaatacttttaaacatatattttttaaatacattttatttttaggtcaggacagtgtttcccaatttgGTCCCTGGCAACCAGGTAACAGAGGTAAGGGGTAACACTGCCAGTCCCTACTGTGAGCTGtaagggaacaaaaatgtggactgtctgtcagagagcttgaagggagcaaaaacagggACTGGCTGTAGGTCCGcatggaccggattgggaaacactggtctaccaCTAGTCTACCAACTCACTGTGATCTCTGATAACATCGAATAGTCACAGGGAGTTTACTAGAAAGAACATGTAATGatattatatttatgaaaacTGCACAGTTTATTAGTTTGACTTGCATGCCACACTTCAGCTATTTAACAGCCGCAGGGAAACCTTTCATAAGCAGTAGAACGTAGCATGTTCCAGCTGGAGCAATTGCGCCCCCTGTGGGGAGTATTAATGACATCAGAGACACAGTGACCTTTGCACCGTTTCTTTGGGTGCCTGACGATAAAATAAAACTAGTGGGAGCATGTGCAGGTGAGACCAAATCCAGTCCACTTTGCTACAGTAAAGTCTCACAAGGTGGCATAAACGTGCATATTCCTAAAAACACAATTTACGCAGTTTAAACCAATTTTTAGTGCAGAGAGTGACACTAGTGACCGGATTTGATTTGTTGAATATCGACAAAATATTTTTGCTCTCTTTCCCATAAAGCTGGAAACAGGAAGTGCACTACGTGTGCCTGACACCATGTCCGTGTTTGTTCACAGGGTATCTTCTTGTTCCATGTGGTGAATTACAAGCCCCTGACCTATAACTCCAGCTACGTATACCCCTGGTGGGGCGAGGCCCTGGGCTGGGGCCTGGCCCTTTCCTCCATGCTCTGCATCCCCGTCACCGTGCTCTACAAGCTTCTGCGCTGCAAGGGCTCCCTCAGGGAGGTGGGCTGCCTGCCAGTGGCCAAGCGGATGCTGGGGCTTTTGTGTCTGTCACTAACGCCGATCCTGCTCCTCCCACAGCGCTGGCAGCACCTCACCGCCCCGGTGTGGGGCAGACACCACCTGGAGTACCTGGCACCCGAGGCTGAGGCCAAACTGCTACCCGCTCAGGGGCCAAGCAAGACCACGCTGCTCTTCGAGAGCGTCATCTGAGCGGCGGGTCCCCACCTGTCCCTCCCTCCTCTTTCTCTGTCACTCCTTTGCTGCTCAGTATCAAGCTCAGAAGTGACCCACGCTCACCCACACAGATCCTGCAGATGTCCACGTTTCCAGCCCTTCATTGCAGCACTTGGGTGGGCGGGGAGGCTCGGATGCAGTGCCATTACTGCCCCCCTCCACCTGGCCTCGGTCCCCCTTGTTGTCGTGCCTCAGCCCCCTGTCCTGTCTGGATCCCTGCAGTGTCGTGCCCGTCCCGTCCCGTGCCATAGCATGCTGTCTGCAGGTCCGCCCTGCTTTTTGTCCCCGCATCACATTTTCCCATTCCTGATTACAACTGTCGCTACGGCAGGCATGCTAGTCCGCTTCGACCCCTGTCTCTGCACATGTTTGCTGTGAAACCGAAGTACGTCTGACCTAAAGATATTTAATACATTCTAAATcagtatttataaattattgTAGTGATACCATGAATACAGCATTTAGTCGTGATTTGGTGCCATGTGTTTCCTCATTAAAATGAACATAAAAGAAAGCAGATTGTTTTACCCCCTTTGCACTTAGCCACATCTCCATTTACTTCTTTCCACCAGTTTGACGAATTTTTCACCAGTTTGATGATCTCTCCCGGgcatttgcaccatcatcacaccAGTATTCAGACTTCAGGTGCTGAATTCATCagaatgtacagtactgtgcaaaactcttaggcagtcaaagaaaatgtctaaatgatctttatgttggtgtaaaactatgctattatgccttagccatttcaaaacctctgctaaaatcaccccatTATTTACAGCAACCATCCAACACACCAGTATTATCTGACtcgaccactagcacaccttgtACGGTTAATCAGTATCTCTTTGACTTTTTAAAGTGAATTAATTGTCAGctagtggtgaaatttaataaatgcatggaatggctgaggtgcccctgaggataTGTTTGGTCTCTGTTCATCTAGGCAACAAAATATcagcaactttttggagaacagaagaaatttttattgtgttcctcttactTCGCACGTGTTCTTATGTTTTTTAGTCAGAGCAAATGTTCACattctacccagataaatagctttaaaagtttcttttgactgcctaagacttttgcacagtactttgTGTTTCTGGAAAAACCATACATAGGCCATCAGCTGGCCAAAGAGTAAACCACAGTATTAACGCTTTATTTCTTACACCTCCATCACCTGTTAAGCAGCAGAGCTCTCTGCCCATCTCTTCAGGCATGAATACTGTGTCTGTCCCATAGCCTAAGGTGACAGCCCATCGTGTGTTAAGTTCATGCGTCCTCCAGGTGGCATCATATCTAAACCTGGTCCACATGGTTCCACGAGTGAGTAGTTAGAAACTCAGTGCCCTGCTGTAGGGGGGCTGGGCCCCTGGTGGCCACCCTGTCCTGAGGGTCCTATGTCTACCTGCTTCTGTCTGAGGTGCCCAGGGGTCGGACAGCGGCCTCCCTTTGCTGTGAGTTTGTTTTGGAGTGTATGGATTAAGGGATCTGCTGTGAACCACTCACCATGGGATACATAGGTAGAGAAAGCTCATGTGACTGTTTACCATGCTCAGCCTCTTGTGTTATCCAGTCAAGGTTGGCAACAATGCCAGTAGGTTCAGTTTGATGAAAGGTTGCCTGTCACTTGGCCAGGTCCCTCACTGGAAATGCACTCGAGACCCCACCAGAAAGCGCTCATGTCCCACTCATTCAGTGGCGGTAACACGAGCCGCACATGCGAAAGGCTAAAAGCCACAAGGTAACCTGATGCAGCCGCTGGCCCCCGTGGAAACCGACTGCACCGCAAATCCTAGACCTCCGAACCTCGGCACAGACTTCTTGGTCTGGAAAACAATGCAAAGTATTATCCACTAAAGGAGAAGGTTCCGGGTTGCCACTCTGAGGGTAGGAGTGTTAACGTGTTGCCTCTCGTGTGTCACGTCTGCAGTCACGGTATAACAGGCAACCTTTGGTAGAAAAGCAGGTTCAGATACTCCTTGAGTTACTGGGACAGCACAGGCCAAGGGACGAGGACAGAAGGCTCTTTGTCAGACGTTCCCAATTATCGCCGGAGCAAGGCAGCCCGGTCCTTCGAACTGCCAGTAGACACACATGTGGTGATCCCTTTAAATTATGCTAAACAATATTTGCTGAGATTAGTATTCAGAGTAAATATATTGTAGCTAATATAAGCGCAAAGAATTTTTGGAACCAATCCCTGTTTATATTACACTAAACTCTCCATCTATGACTCTGCCCATGGTACAATAAAGGTTCGGTAGAGAGTGATCCACCTGCATCACTCAGTCAGCCAGCTGACTGTATGTCATTTTCCCTCCTCCTGCTACTGATAGAAGTATAATGTAGAGTTAAGTGTTTCCAGCCCTGTGTATGTATTACTGTGAGTATTAGTTTCTGTAGGTTTGTGAATCAGTGTTACTGTTCCTGAGGGGCTGTTTATCAGCTTGGTGAAGCGCGCTTGAAGGGGAGGCCTCAGTGGGCAGCAATGCTGCGTTTAGCAAAAAGCAATAAAAATCAAGAGGACGGGAAGTGCCTTGTGTTCTCACCTTCGTGTTTATTGTCCCACAACACTTTGTCAGTAA
This genomic stretch from Brienomyrus brachyistius isolate T26 chromosome 6, BBRACH_0.4, whole genome shotgun sequence harbors:
- the si:ch211-117c9.5 gene encoding sodium- and chloride-dependent creatine transporter 1 isoform X2, encoding MSPEVENHVTDKNSTQVESGVLLEEEGAVIRPLVPMPGVEDAGGGGGSVVERETWTRQMDFIMSCVGFAVGLGNVWRFPYLCYKNGGGAFLIPYLLIVFIGGIPVFFLEIALGQFMKQGGVSAWNIAPLFKGLGLASMVIVFFCNTYYIMVLVWGLYFLLNSFSSPLPWATCGHPWNSPNCTQDFSRPCPSHSSLLGPAQEPSSPRNQSSPQPLQNLSSLLLLNLSCAEVDGMRSPVIEFWERKVLRLSGGLDEAGDVSGQMVLCLVATWIFVYFCIWKGVKSTGKVVYFTALFPYLVLVVLLAHGVTLPGALDGIVYYLKPDWSKLAEAQVWIDAGTQIFFSYAIGLGALTALGSYNRFHNNCYQDAFILALINSGTSFFSGFVVFSVLGFMAAEQGVDISRVAESGPGLAFIAYPKAVTLMPLAPFWAALFFFMLLILGLDSQFVGVEGFITGVMDMLPPNSLAGSLRREVVVAICCITCFFIDLSMVTEGGMYVFQLFDYYSASGMTLLWQAFWECMVVAWVYGADRFMDDVARMIGYHPLPYMKWCWSFVTPCVCVGIFLFHVVNYKPLTYNSSYVYPWWGEALGWGLALSSMLCIPVTVLYKLLRCKGSLRERWQHLTAPVWGRHHLEYLAPEAEAKLLPAQGPSKTTLLFESVI
- the si:ch211-117c9.5 gene encoding sodium- and chloride-dependent creatine transporter 1 isoform X1 — encoded protein: MSPEVENHVTEDKNSTQVESGVLLEEEGAVIRPLVPMPGVEDAGGGGGSVVERETWTRQMDFIMSCVGFAVGLGNVWRFPYLCYKNGGGAFLIPYLLIVFIGGIPVFFLEIALGQFMKQGGVSAWNIAPLFKGLGLASMVIVFFCNTYYIMVLVWGLYFLLNSFSSPLPWATCGHPWNSPNCTQDFSRPCPSHSSLLGPAQEPSSPRNQSSPQPLQNLSSLLLLNLSCAEVDGMRSPVIEFWERKVLRLSGGLDEAGDVSGQMVLCLVATWIFVYFCIWKGVKSTGKVVYFTALFPYLVLVVLLAHGVTLPGALDGIVYYLKPDWSKLAEAQVWIDAGTQIFFSYAIGLGALTALGSYNRFHNNCYQDAFILALINSGTSFFSGFVVFSVLGFMAAEQGVDISRVAESGPGLAFIAYPKAVTLMPLAPFWAALFFFMLLILGLDSQFVGVEGFITGVMDMLPPNSLAGSLRREVVVAICCITCFFIDLSMVTEGGMYVFQLFDYYSASGMTLLWQAFWECMVVAWVYGADRFMDDVARMIGYHPLPYMKWCWSFVTPCVCVGIFLFHVVNYKPLTYNSSYVYPWWGEALGWGLALSSMLCIPVTVLYKLLRCKGSLRERWQHLTAPVWGRHHLEYLAPEAEAKLLPAQGPSKTTLLFESVI